The Pyruvatibacter sp. HU-CL02332 genome includes a window with the following:
- a CDS encoding isochorismatase family protein, whose protein sequence is MAKSNYSEFLTPHNAVLTMIDHQTGLMVGLGDEHPTVLKNNILALSNIAKTIGLPSVVTASLPEGPNGPVMPEIVEILEAKVIEREGQINAWDSKAYREAIEKTGRQKIIMAGIVTDVCLLFPALSAIAEGYDVYAVIDASGTWNKTVQEVTIHRLAQAGVKVTTWASVLAEIMNDWRSEHGEALGGVLAAYTTKYGYVMNSHFARQSDE, encoded by the coding sequence ATGGCTAAATCCAACTACTCAGAGTTTCTCACACCGCACAATGCGGTCCTTACAATGATCGACCATCAAACAGGCCTAATGGTTGGACTTGGCGATGAACACCCAACCGTCCTGAAGAATAACATTCTTGCTCTTTCGAACATTGCAAAAACGATCGGGCTGCCATCAGTTGTCACGGCAAGCCTGCCGGAGGGCCCCAACGGGCCAGTGATGCCGGAAATCGTCGAAATTCTGGAGGCCAAGGTCATTGAGCGTGAAGGTCAAATCAATGCTTGGGACAGTAAGGCCTATCGCGAAGCAATCGAGAAGACTGGCCGACAGAAAATCATCATGGCTGGTATTGTCACTGACGTTTGCCTTCTGTTTCCAGCGTTATCCGCAATTGCTGAAGGCTATGACGTATACGCAGTAATTGATGCCTCAGGTACCTGGAACAAAACGGTTCAAGAGGTGACCATCCACCGGCTGGCGCAGGCTGGTGTGAAGGTCACTACCTGGGCGTCGGTGTTGGCCGAAATCATGAACGATTGGCGCAGCGAACACGGTGAAGCCTTGGGTGGTGTCCTTGCTGCGTACACGACGAAGTACGGCTACGTCATGAACAGCCATTTTGCGCGCCAATCGGATGAGTAG
- a CDS encoding tetratricopeptide repeat protein: MTKRSADTKAASMENGPSLQILAVAGVLALGALIWVGMADAKAPALDAAAGEAEALEATAATEKADAPRPLAVGDEDAIARVVREAERTEDGGLGLYKRGLYPEALVVWEEAAEAGDAGAAYRIGAAYMDGQSVSHSFDEGLKWLRRAADMGDGRAMGDLGSAYDWGFGVEQDRVEAAKWFEQGALRGHAASQYNVGVLYEEGEGVEKDVIKAYMYYILSNDNGFPKYPAEAIEALTPKLTNDQIKKGVDAARAFEPI; encoded by the coding sequence ATGACGAAACGCTCTGCGGACACAAAAGCCGCATCAATGGAAAACGGGCCATCTCTTCAGATTCTGGCTGTCGCCGGTGTGTTGGCACTGGGCGCGCTGATCTGGGTCGGTATGGCAGACGCCAAGGCTCCAGCGCTTGATGCGGCGGCCGGTGAGGCGGAGGCACTTGAGGCAACAGCTGCAACCGAAAAAGCAGATGCGCCGCGTCCACTCGCTGTGGGTGATGAGGATGCCATTGCCCGCGTCGTTCGAGAAGCCGAGCGGACCGAAGACGGTGGTCTTGGACTCTATAAGCGCGGGCTTTACCCCGAAGCGCTTGTGGTCTGGGAAGAAGCAGCTGAAGCCGGCGATGCGGGCGCTGCTTACCGGATCGGCGCTGCCTACATGGATGGGCAATCAGTGTCCCACAGCTTTGATGAAGGCTTGAAGTGGCTGCGTCGCGCAGCTGATATGGGCGACGGACGCGCCATGGGTGACCTTGGCAGTGCCTATGACTGGGGCTTTGGGGTTGAGCAGGACCGTGTGGAAGCTGCCAAATGGTTCGAGCAGGGCGCCCTGCGCGGCCACGCGGCCAGCCAGTACAATGTCGGCGTTCTGTATGAAGAAGGCGAGGGCGTCGAAAAGGACGTCATCAAGGCCTACATGTACTACATCCTCTCCAACGACAACGGCTTCCCCAAATACCCGGCGGAGGCGATTGAAGCCCTTACACCCAAGCTGACAAATGATCAGATCAAGAAGGGTGTGGATGCTGCCAGGGCATTTGAACCGATTTAA
- a CDS encoding DUF1329 domain-containing protein, whose amino-acid sequence MSSVFNTSTGAIAALLTASAFAVPAVAGVSQAEADKLGTTLTPIGAEKAGNADGTIPAWEPLANAPAHTAGDFYADPYADDAPLFTITSENKAEYADKLTGTHAALLDDIAGYKMIVYPSRRNCSYPDFVNAAIKQNALNSELVADGNGVANATIGAPFPIPTEAVQLAWNHNLRYRGYKLNRQFASIAPDGNANFTPITVYDEVVFTYSNPDIPNFDSLNNISLKYLQTVIAPSRRAGELLLVHETINQVKGARNAWQYNPGTKRVRRAPTVAYDNPQSYADGRQTTDQFDLFNGSPDRYTWTMQGKSEKYIAYNSYKWANPANTYDQMLQPASLNQDLLRYELHRVWTVEAKIREGQRHIYTRRVKSFDEDTYNMVTGEMFDSRGQLWRVQEGHILNYYDVPTCWNNSDVTYDIQADYYNVQGLKNQEREINYTYDELSEDNLDPAALRRRGVR is encoded by the coding sequence ATGAGTTCAGTTTTTAACACCAGCACTGGTGCGATTGCCGCGCTGCTGACAGCGTCGGCATTTGCCGTCCCTGCAGTTGCAGGCGTGAGCCAGGCTGAAGCCGACAAGCTCGGCACAACCCTGACGCCAATCGGCGCCGAAAAGGCAGGCAATGCCGACGGCACAATCCCAGCTTGGGAGCCGCTAGCAAATGCGCCGGCTCACACGGCAGGCGATTTTTACGCTGATCCGTATGCCGATGATGCGCCGCTGTTCACGATTACATCTGAGAACAAGGCTGAGTATGCCGACAAGCTGACCGGCACCCATGCCGCTTTGCTTGACGACATCGCCGGCTACAAGATGATCGTGTACCCATCACGCCGCAATTGCTCCTATCCGGACTTTGTGAATGCCGCCATCAAGCAGAACGCTCTCAACAGTGAGCTGGTTGCCGATGGTAACGGTGTGGCAAACGCCACAATCGGTGCACCATTCCCAATTCCAACAGAAGCTGTTCAGCTCGCCTGGAACCACAATCTGCGGTATCGCGGTTACAAGCTGAACCGTCAGTTCGCGTCCATCGCTCCGGACGGCAATGCCAACTTCACACCGATTACGGTGTATGACGAAGTGGTGTTCACCTATTCAAACCCGGACATCCCCAACTTCGATAGCCTGAACAACATTTCACTCAAGTACCTGCAGACGGTGATTGCACCGTCTCGTCGTGCCGGTGAATTGCTGCTCGTGCACGAAACCATCAACCAGGTGAAGGGTGCGCGTAACGCGTGGCAGTACAACCCGGGCACCAAGCGTGTGCGTCGTGCACCAACAGTGGCTTATGACAACCCGCAGTCATACGCTGATGGTCGACAGACAACGGACCAGTTTGACCTCTTCAACGGGTCACCTGACCGTTACACCTGGACCATGCAGGGCAAGTCCGAGAAGTACATTGCGTACAACTCTTACAAGTGGGCAAACCCAGCCAACACCTATGACCAGATGCTGCAGCCAGCGTCCCTCAATCAGGATCTTCTTCGCTACGAACTGCACCGCGTGTGGACCGTTGAAGCCAAGATCCGTGAAGGTCAGCGTCACATCTACACACGTCGTGTGAAGTCATTTGACGAAGACACCTACAACATGGTCACCGGCGAAATGTTTGACAGCCGTGGTCAGCTGTGGCGCGTCCAGGAAGGTCACATCCTGAACTACTACGATGTGCCAACTTGCTGGAACAACTCAGACGTCACCTATGACATTCAGGCGGACTACTACAACGTCCAGGGCCTGAAGAACCAGGAACGTGAAATCAACTACACATATGATGAGTTGAGCGAAGACAACCTCGACCCGGCAGCCCTGCGCCGCCGTGGCGTTCGGTAA
- a CDS encoding D-arabinono-1,4-lactone oxidase, with the protein MSIQQKNAVWTNWSGALTCAPSNLVTANSEAEISAAIVEAAGQGRGPVRAPGTGHSFTPIVITDGTMIDIDGHEGLVSADTSTGRARVKAGTKIHNLGAPLLDAGLALANQGDINRQSIAGAISTGTHGTGLALGSVSSQVAGVRVATADGSIVSCSADENTDVFNAARVSLGTLGILTEFDLQCLPAYSLRETGGRMAVTEVMAQMDSLVNDNRHFEFFWFPFADDVLVKFLNTTDEPARPPRDGGGGMEQFAMVAACEISRFAPFMRGPLQRFLTNNAGARYMGADEFSQKAKVRHAYQAFPSDRDVRFNEMEFSVPLASGTDCVQELAEHMRKRGGNFIFPIEYRTIQGDDIWLSPFQGRDSVSISIHQYAKQDYRRLFDGAEAIFRNYGGRPHWGKLHTLTARELAPLYPHWDDFQEVRRRLDPNGLFLTPYLARLFGEDAA; encoded by the coding sequence ATGAGTATCCAGCAAAAGAATGCCGTGTGGACCAACTGGTCAGGGGCGCTGACATGCGCACCCTCCAACCTCGTGACTGCCAATAGCGAAGCCGAGATTTCTGCAGCGATTGTGGAGGCAGCGGGTCAGGGCAGGGGTCCTGTTCGTGCGCCGGGTACCGGACACTCATTTACGCCCATCGTCATTACAGACGGCACGATGATCGATATCGATGGCCATGAAGGGCTGGTGTCTGCAGATACATCAACCGGCAGGGCACGGGTCAAAGCCGGCACAAAGATTCACAATCTCGGCGCGCCGCTTCTTGACGCGGGACTGGCGCTCGCCAATCAGGGTGACATCAACCGCCAGTCAATTGCTGGCGCCATCTCTACAGGCACCCATGGCACAGGCCTGGCCCTTGGCTCAGTGTCATCTCAAGTGGCTGGTGTGCGTGTTGCGACAGCGGATGGCAGCATCGTGTCGTGCTCTGCCGATGAAAACACTGATGTCTTCAATGCGGCCCGCGTCTCGCTGGGCACGCTGGGCATTCTGACCGAGTTCGATCTGCAGTGCCTTCCGGCTTACTCCCTGCGGGAGACCGGGGGCCGGATGGCTGTGACAGAGGTCATGGCGCAGATGGACAGCCTGGTGAATGACAACCGGCACTTTGAGTTCTTCTGGTTCCCGTTTGCCGACGATGTTCTGGTCAAATTCCTGAACACCACTGACGAACCTGCACGTCCGCCGCGTGATGGTGGGGGCGGCATGGAACAGTTCGCCATGGTGGCCGCGTGCGAGATCAGCCGCTTTGCGCCCTTCATGCGCGGACCGTTGCAGCGGTTCCTGACCAACAATGCCGGTGCCCGATACATGGGCGCGGATGAGTTTTCACAAAAGGCGAAAGTCCGCCATGCCTATCAGGCATTCCCCAGTGATAGGGATGTTCGCTTCAATGAAATGGAATTCTCCGTCCCGCTGGCCAGCGGGACGGACTGCGTTCAGGAACTCGCCGAGCATATGCGCAAGCGCGGCGGCAACTTCATCTTCCCGATTGAGTATCGCACCATTCAGGGCGACGACATCTGGCTGAGTCCGTTCCAGGGGCGTGACAGCGTATCGATCTCAATCCACCAATATGCGAAGCAGGATTACCGGCGTCTGTTTGATGGCGCCGAAGCCATCTTCCGCAACTATGGCGGCCGCCCGCACTGGGGCAAGTTGCACACGCTTACGGCGCGTGAGCTGGCTCCGCTTTATCCACACTGGGATGATTTCCAGGAAGTGCGCAGGCGGCTTGACCCGAATGGTCTATTTCTCACGCCATATCTCGCGCGCCTGTTCGGAGAAGACGCAGCCTAG